The Miscanthus floridulus cultivar M001 chromosome 17, ASM1932011v1, whole genome shotgun sequence genome has a window encoding:
- the LOC136517395 gene encoding amidophosphoribosyltransferase, chloroplastic-like, with protein sequence MGIVAAAAATCTSRLLHYHVAAGSDRHHRHQLRYSASPFPLSLRCGSGRREAAARALQPDRVTPFSYGVDEDADDHPREECGLVGVVGDPDAASLCYLGLQKLQHRGEEGAGIVAVGGDGKLKSVTGLGLVADVFGDPSRLASLPGPAAIGHVRYSTAGAAASLRNVQPFLAGYRFGQVAVAHNGNLVNYQALRNKLEARGSIFNTSSDTEVILHLIATSLSRPLLARVCDACERLAGAYSLLFLTADKLFAVRDPHGFRPLVMGRRRNGAVVFASETCALDLIDATYEREVEPGEVVVVDRRDMSVALACLVPHRPRRSCVFEHIYFSLPNSVVFSHAVHERRTAFGQALAEESPAPGADVVIPVPDSGFYAALGFARASGLEFQQGLIRWHYSGRSFIQPTQAIRDLAVKLKLAPVRGVITGKSVVVVDDSLVRGTTSSKIVRLLRDAGAREVHMRIASPPVVGSCLYGIDTPSEGELISNRMDLDGVRREIGSDSLAFLSLGKLHSIYGEESGDYCDACFSRKYPVLPTLADPAAEPEE encoded by the coding sequence ATGGGAattgtcgccgccgccgccgccacgtgcACGTCCCGACTCCTCCACTACCACGTAGCCGCCGGCAGCGACCGCCATCACCGGCACCAGCTCAGGTACTCCGCGAGTCCGTTTCCTCTCTCGCTGCGCTGCGGCTCCGGCCGGCGTGAGGCGGCGGCCCGGGCGCTCCAGCCCGACCGCGTCACCCCGTTCTCCTACGGCGTGGATGAGGACGCGGATGACCACCCGCGCGAGGAGTGCGGTCTAGTCGGGGTCGTGGGCGACCCGGACGCGGCGTCGCTGTGCTATCTGGGGCTGCAGAAGCTGCAGCACCGCGGGGAGGAGGGGGCCGGGATCGTCGCCGTGGGCGGGGACGGCAAGCTCAAGTCTGTGACCGGGCTGGGGCTCGTGGCCGACGTGTTCGGGGACCCGTCCCGGCTCGCCTCGCTCCCGGGCCCCGCCGCCATCGGGCACGTGCGCTACTCCACGGCCGGCGCCGCCGCTTCGCTGCGCAACGTGCAGCCGTTCCTGGCCGGGTACCGGTTCGGGCAGGTCGCCGTGGCGCATAACGGCAACCTCGTCAACTACCAGGCGCTGCGGAACAAGCTCGAGGCCAGGGGATCCATCTTCAACACGTCCTCGGACACGGAGGTCATTCTCCACCTCATCGCGACGTCGCTGTCGCGGCCGCTACTCGCCCGCGTCTGCGACGCCTGCGAGCGCCTCGCGGGGGCCTACTCGCTCCTTTTCCTCACGGCCGACAAGCTCTTCGCCGTGCGCGACCCGCATGGGTTCCGCCCGCTGGTGATGGGCCGCCGCCGGAACGGCGCCGTCGTCTTCGCGTCTGAGACCTGCGCGCTGGACCTCATCGACGCCACCTACGAGcgcgaggtggagcccggggaGGTGGTCGTGGTCGACCGCCGCGACATGTCGGTGGCCTTGGCCTGCCTCGTCCCGCACCGCCCCCGCCGCTCCTGCGTCTTCGAGCACATCTACTTCTCGCTGCCCAACTCGGTGGTGTTCTCCCACGCCGTCCACGAGCGCCGCACCGccttcgggcaggcgctggccgaGGAGTCCCCTGCCCCGGGCGCCGACGTCGTCATCCCGGTGCCCGACTCGGGCTTCTACGCCGCGCTCGGGTTCGCACGCGCGTCGGGGCTCGAGTTCCAGCAGGGTCTCATCCGTTGGCACTACAGTGGCCGCAGCTTCATCCAGCCGACGCAGGCGATCCGGGACCTCGCCGTGAAGCTGAAGCTCGCCCCCGTGCGCGGCGTCATCACCGGCAAGAGCGTCGTCGTCGTGGACGACTCCCTGGTGCGCGGCACCACCTCGAGCAAGATCGTGCGGCTGCTCCGCGACGCCGGCGCGCGGGAGGTGCACATGCGGATCGCGAGCCCACCCGTTGTGGGCTCCTGCCTCTACGGCATCGACACGCCGAGCGAGGGCGAGCTCATCTCCAACCGGATGGACCTGGATGGCGTGCGCCGGGAGATCGGCAGCGACTCCCTCGCCTTCCTCTCGCTGGGCAAGCTGCACAGCATCTACGGCGAAGAGTCGGGGGACTACTGCGACGCGTGCTTCTCGCGCAAGTACCCTGTGCTGCCCACGCTGGCCGACCCGGCCGCCGAACCGGAGGAGTGA